One segment of Sesamum indicum cultivar Zhongzhi No. 13 linkage group LG4, S_indicum_v1.0, whole genome shotgun sequence DNA contains the following:
- the LOC105160281 gene encoding uncharacterized protein LOC105160281 (The sequence of the model RefSeq protein was modified relative to this genomic sequence to represent the inferred CDS: added 67 bases not found in genome assembly): protein MSSRFQSVVLGSSPVYPSAVVWSDENLVAVACGSTVSIMNPGNPVVRGVITIPSSEPFPLGVIDGGEEDLLHGCLLPFHLSRDARPCVRSISWSPVGLANSAGCLLAVCTTGGRVKLYRFPFCEFSVEWIEVMDVSEMLYNYFKTTSFGESNISSESSDVTLRRESADHECASDLPVSSLVKDCKRRKRNAASVAAQDWQIIPVSGHNGKTQEKVSADCNLPLITVQQYASRSAMLMSLTVAWSPILGTSGNGVAIPHNSSNYCSILAVGGKCGRISLWRIHAPEIYSIDCAKCSSKVSLVGLLKAHDTWITAINWALYGSDVSKPHLLLATGSSDGRVKIWRVNGEELLMSSEVIHDSFSLLKEVMMADSATISVLSLIVPMQTPWKLLLAIGKGSGSIEVWMLDMSITKFEKVGCCNAHQRIVTGLAWAFDGCCLYSCSQDNSMKSWILVGNSLCEVPNPSHSPGLKSSPDVPYVFDSCFGLAVSPGNLAIAVARKYDVDLLNPMYQGRTHRAAVEFLWIGGQQLDISSEACPDIDIESFPGLPEKVLIWWECNMLWSLSQYENPSKLLNIWDIVAALLAFKQSAPEYVEHILLKWLTSYFGSQFGNSTTLLSEAFKFLPKLSSRQLHLINIISRHVVLKESTPDHISSKQQELKESTPDHISSKQQELKGLSVTKEQVNLWMELLLSSENELLERLVGFSFSTILSLLSNSSVDSFEVGCGSLDGLRQMEQWVSHNEKNVKDQTKFLAAKVGKVEKRRLQGIIGYEMDEQCNFCSAVVPFESTEYAICSGVDSGNGVRQRHKLERCAITMRILPTKPSWYCMCCQRWATRLAPRILFTMSEYPSDFKSFLESPSCKDSLLPCCLFCGILLQRSQPEHSLSPSPV, encoded by the exons ATGTCTTCCCGCTTCCAATCTGTCGTGCTTGGATCATCCCCCGTTTACCCTTCTGCCGTCGTTTGGTCCGACGAGAACTTGGTGGCTGTGGCCTGTGGCAGTACTGTTTCAATCATG AATCCTGGTAATCCTGTAGTTCGTGGTGTGATTACCATCCCCTCCAGCGAGCCTTTTCCCCTTGGTGTGATTGATGGTGGAG AGGAAGATTTGCTACATGGGTGCTTGCTACCATTTCATTTATCTCGGGATGCTCGCCCTTGTGTTAGATCAATATCTTGGTCTCCTGTAGGCCTGGCCAACAGTGCTGG TTGTTTGCTTGCTGTTTGTACCACTGGGGGCCGTGTAAAGCTTTATCGCTTTCCTTTTTGCGAGTTTTCAGTGGAGTGGATAGAG GTTATGGACGTATCTGAAATgctgtataattatttcaaaactaCCAGTTTTGGGGAGTCAAACATATCTTCAGAAAGTTCAGAT GTGACACTAAGACGAGAGAGTGCAGATCATGAATGTGCTAGTGACCTGCCTGTTTCTAGTTTAGTAAAGGATTGCAAACGAAGAAAACGAAATGCGGCTAGC GTAGCTGCACAAGATTGGCAAATTATTCCTGTCTCTGGTCATAATGGGAAGACTCAGGAGAAAGTGAGTGCGGACTGCAATCTCCCATTAATAACTGTTCAGCAGTATGCTTCTCGCAGTGCAATGCTGATGTCGCTTACAGTGGCTTGGTCTCCGATTCTGGGGACATCTGGGAATGGTGTTGCTATTCCTCATAACTCTTCCAATTACTGCTCTATTCTTGCCGTTGGAGGGAAGTGTGGTAGAATTTCGCTATGGAGGATTCATGCACCTGAGATCTATTCTATTGATTGTGCTAAGTGTTCAAGTAAAGTGTCACTTGTTGGCCTTCTGAAGGCACATGATACTTGGATCACAGCAATTAATTGGGCACTGTATGGCTCTGATGTTTCAAAACCCCATCTCTTATTGGCTACGGGAAGTTCTGATGGTAG AGTGAAGATCTGGCGGGTAAATGGTGAGGAACTGCTGATGTCATCAGAAGTCATACAtgattcattttctttgttgaagGAG GTTATGATGGCTGATTCTGCAACAATCTCCGTGCTTTCACTTATTGTACCCATGCAAACGCCGTGGAAATTGCTCTTGGCTATTGGCAAAGGTTCTGGGTCAATTGAAGTCTGGATGCTTGACATGAGCATCaccaaatttgaaaaagttgGTTGTTGTAATGCACATCAGCGCATT GTTACTGGTTTAGCTTGGGCTTTTGATGGATGTTGTTTGTACAGCTGCAGCCAG GACAACTCTATGAAGAGCTGGATTTTAGTTGGAAATTCCTTGTGTGAAGTGCCCAATCCTTCACATTCTCCTGGTTTGAAGAGCTCCCCAGAT GTTCCTTATGTGTTTGACTCTTGCTTTGGCCTGGCAGTATCCCCTGGAAATTTGGCAATTGCCGTG GCCCGCAAATATGATGTTGATCTATTAAATCCCATGTACCAAGGAAG AACTCATAGAGCTGCTGTTGAGTTCCTTTGGATTGGAGGGCAGCAGCTGGATATTTCCTCCGAAGCCTGTCCAGATATAGATATTGAATCTTTTCCTGGATTACCTGAGAAAGTATTGATTTGGTGGGAATGTAATATGTTATGGTCTTTGAGCCAGTATGAGAACCCCAGTAAGCTTCTGAATATTTGGGATATTGTGGCAGCTCTGCTGGCCTTCAAGCAGTCCGCACCAGAGTATGTAGAGCATATCCTACTTAAGTGGCTGACATCTTACTTTGGGTCCCAGTTTGGCAACTCTACTACATTGTTATCTGAAGCCTTTAAGTTTCTGCCCAAGCTTTCATCCCGTCAGTTGCACCTCATCAACATTATCAGCAGGCATGTAGTGCTTAAAGAAAGTACACCAGACCATATCAGT GGTTAAGTGTTACCAAAGAACAGGTAAATTTATGGATGGAGTTGCTTTTGAGCAGTGAAAATGAACTCTTGGAAAGACTTGTTGGTTTCAGTTTTTCTACTATTTTGAGTCTGTTGTCCAATTCATCAGTGGATTCTTTTGAAGTTGGTTGTGGGAGTCTAGATGGATTGAGACAAATGGAGCAGTGGGTATCACACAATGAGAAAAATGTAAAGGATCAGACCAAGTTTCTTGCAGCAAAAGTTGGAAAAGTTGAGAAAAG GAGATTACAGGGCATTATTGGATATGAAATGGATGAGCAATGTAATTTCTGTTCAGCTGTTGTCCCATTTGAATCAACAGAATATGCAATTTGCTCTGGAGTAGACAGTGGTAATGGAGTTAGGCAGAGACATAAGCTAGAAAGATGTGCGATTACTATGCGGATTCTCCCCACCAAACCTTCCTGGTATTGTATGTGTTGTCAAAGATGGGCAACGAGGTTGGCGCCTAGGATTTTATTCACAATGTCTGAATATCCTTCtgattttaaatcttttctgGAGTCGCCTTCTTGCAAGGACTCCTTACTACCATGTTGTCTCTTTTGTGGGATACTTCTACAAAGATCACAGCCAGAACATTCTCTGTCACCATCTCCAGTATAA
- the LOC105160284 gene encoding uncharacterized protein LOC105160284, whose product MGNLFPLHILLSSCIRLSACRNRKVLQVVKMDGKVMEFTAPLLVKELLMNFEGFGVMSSRRSSKHLPLSFELKLGGTYYLLPSEAPVQLKHTVAAEPEPNAAVKRIKVVITKKQLQDLLAKKISVGKIILGTDKTCSFDSTANWKPTLTSIPEENEFNTS is encoded by the coding sequence ATGGGGAACTTATTCCCTCTTCATATATTACTGAGCTCGTGTATCAGATTATCAGCCTGCAGAAATAGAAAGGTTTTGCAGGTGGTTAAAATGGATGGCAAGGTTATGGAGTTCACAGCACCACTTCTGGTGAAAGAATTGCTGATGAACTTTGAAGGGTTTGGCGTTATGTCTTCAAGAAGATCTTCCAAGCATCTTCCTCTAAGTTTTGAACTGAAATTGGGAGGAACATATTATCTTCTTCCTTCTGAAGCTCCTGTGCAGCTGAAGCATACAGTGGCCGCTGAACCTGAACCGAACGCTGCTGTAAAGAGAATTAAAGTTGTGATAACAAAGAAGCAGCTTCAGGACTTGTTAGCAAAGAAGATTTCAGTAGGAAAGATTATCTTAGGGACTGATAAAACGTGTTCCTTTGATTCTACTGCAAATTGGAAGCCTACTCTCACATCAATCCCtgaagaaaatgaattcaacACCTCATAG
- the LOC105160346 gene encoding stomatin-like protein 2, mitochondrial: MEMQAEAERKKRAQANINIADGKKNAVILASEAAKQDQVNRALGEAETILAKEIAMVSKALKETGGVEAASLRIAEQYIQAFSMIAKEGTTVLLPSSASNPANMMAQALAIYKNMIGKNSGKGLSEGPEVGSTDHTKTDALSWESGDESCTTTQPASQDHLGEPVFSLQSPKKDLK, translated from the exons ATGGAGATGCAGGCTGAAGCAGAGCGTAAGAAGAGAGCTCAA GCGAATATTAATATTGCTGATGGCAAGAAGAATGCAGTGATCCTTGCATCAGAAGCTGCTAAGCAGGATCAGGTCAACAGAGCTCTAG GAGAAGCAGAAACTATCCTTGCAAAAGAAATTGCTATGGTGTCAAAAGCCCTCAAAGAAACTGGGGGTGTGGAG GCAGCAAGTTTAAGAATAGCTGAGCAATATATTCAAGCCTTCAGCATGATTGCGAAGGAG GGAACAACGGTGTTACTCCCGTCCAGTGCTTCCAACCCCGCCAATATGATGGCTCAAGCTCTTGCCATATACAAGAACATGATTGGCAAAAACTCTGGCAAGGGGCTTTCTGAGGGTCCTGAAGTCGGATCAACAGATCACACAAAAACTGATGCTCTATCTTGGGAATCTGGTGATGAGAGTTGCACAACTACCCAACCCGCTAGTCAAGATCATCTGGGTGAACCTGTTTTCTCCCTACAAAGCCCAAAGAAGGATCTGAAATAA
- the LOC105160282 gene encoding polyadenylate-binding protein-interacting protein 12, with protein MAVVENAAINSVTSSNPDAQQNNVAGDHPHHQQSTKAAGNNQKSTKPTDQNFHLTQQKISNGHHQLQQHPINGNGVPLEKKMDGDDDGGEGFKREMRDLEEMLSKLNPMAEEFVPPSLAALGGGGQHRLLVASPHAAAVAAASAGHFGYNANGFVMQQHLNTGVSTGNSFRRKKNGFTNGKRRMNSRTSMAQREDVIRRTVYVSDIDHQVTEEQLAALFISCGQVVDCRVCGDPNSVLRFAFIEFTDEEGARNALSLAGTMLGYYPVRVLPSKTAIAPVNPTFLPRSEDEREMCARTIYCTNIDKKVTQADVKLFFESICGEVHRLRLLGDYHHSTRIAFVEFVMAESAIAALNCSGAVLGSLPIRVSPSKTPVRPRAPRQSMN; from the exons ATGGCAGTGGTGGAAAATGCTGCGATTAACTCGGTGACGTCATCGAATCCGGATGCCCAACAGAACAACGTCGCCGGGGATCATCCTCACCACCAGCAGTCGACAAAAGCAGCCGGTAATAACCAAAAGTCAACTAAGCCCACCGATCAGAATTTCCACCTGACGCAGCAGAAGATTTCCAACGGCCATCATCAGCTGCAGCAGCACCCCATCAACGGGAACGGGGTACCgcttgaaaagaaaatggatgGGGACGATGATGGAGGGGAGGGGTTTAAGAGGGAGATGAGAGATTTAGAGGAAATGCTTTCGAAGTTGAACCCGATGGCCGAGGAATTTGTGCCGCCGTCTCTCGCCGCCCTTGGCGGTGGCGGGCAGCACAGGTTGTTGGTGGCGTCTCCACATGCTGCTGCTGTCGCAGCAGCCTCTGCTGGGCATTTTGGGTATAATGCTAATGGTTTTGTAATGCAGCAGCATCTTAACACAGGAGTTTCAACTGGGAATTCTTTCAGAAGG AAGAAAAATGGCTTCACTAATGGAAAGCGGAGGATGAATAGCCGAACAAGCATGGCTCAAAGAGAAGACGTGATTAGGAGGACGGTGTATGTTTCTGACATTGATCATCAG GTTACTGAAGAGCAACTTGCAGCACTTTTTATTAGTTGTGGACAG GTTGTGGATTGCCGTGTTTGTGGCGACCCCAATTCTGTTCTTCGTTTTGCCTTCATTGAGTTCACTGATGAGG AAGGGGCAAGGAATGCTTTGAGTTTGGCAGGGACTATGCTTGGGTATTATCCCGTCAGAGTGCTGCCTTCCAAAACTGCTATTGCACCTGTTAATCCAACATTCTTGCCTAGG TCTGAGGATGAAAGGGAGATGTGCGCAAGAACTATTTATTGTACAAACATTGATAAAAAG GTCACTCAGGCAGACGTCAAGCTCTTCTTTGAGTCTATTTGTGGAGAG GTTCATCGTTTGAGGTTACTTGGTGACTACCATCACTCAACTCGTATAGCTTTCGTGGAATTCGTAATG GCTGAGAGTGCAATAGCGGCTCTGAACTGCAGTGGTGCAGTCTTAGGATCACTACCTATAAG GGTAAGCCCATCAAAGACCCCTGTCCGACCCCGTGCGCCCCGCCAATCTATGAACTGA
- the LOC105160280 gene encoding 60S acidic ribosomal protein P1-like (The sequence of the model RefSeq protein was modified relative to this genomic sequence to represent the inferred CDS: added 20 bases not found in genome assembly), with protein sequence MAILRRSSSEKRSISIYSPVKEKMSFGELACTYAALILHDDGIPITAEKIATLVKAANVTVESYWPSLFAKLCEKRNIDDLVMNVGSGGGGAAIAAAAPAGGASGGAPAAEEKKEEPKEESDDDMGFSLFD encoded by the exons CAGCAGTGAGAAACGCTCGATTTCGATCTATTCCCCTGTAAAGGAAAAGATGTCGTTTGGAGAGTTAGCCTGCACCTATGCTGCTCTGATTCTTCACGATGATGGAATCCCAATCACT gCGGAGAAAATTGCGACTCTGGTAAAGGCTGCGAATGTAACGGTGGAATCATATTGGCCAAGTCTATTTGCTAAGCTCTGCGAAAAAAGGAACATTGATGATCTTGTGATGAATGTTGGCTCTGGCGGTGGTGGTGCCGCCATCGCAGCAGCAGCTCCTGCCGGAGGTGCTTCTGGTGGTGCCCCCGCCGCTGAGGAGAAGAAG GAGGAGCCGAAGGAGGAGAGTGACGATGATATGGGATTCAGTTTGTTTGACTAG
- the LOC105160286 gene encoding protein IQ-DOMAIN 14, whose protein sequence is MGKNNGNSWLNAVKKAFRSPAYHEEKTSSRRREENDQEEEEKKRGKRRWIFRKHFPLETTIQHSVAKTANSPAVAIPTISAEEDNLVAKQPKVDENSVSEQKRAMAVAMATTAAAEAAVATAHAAVEFIRLTRPSLLVKEHKAAVVIQTIFRGYLARRALLALKGVVKLQALIRGHNVRRRAKMTLQCIQSLVRVQAQVCDQRRRLSCEATSPGSMFRQANVSRKSTSRNMSSTLEEIESLIEKAKECSLKHGKTLAHVLSQQMWTSDEDQISDNNCQGLEEEHRGSGRKVIYPWFRKDGNLCNQRIPVKTVEIDISRPYSFTSPNSYKLRDHHQNDHEQCLDSYVVRSPLHGKHQNLCVHSPKTPSSSKIKPVQVHSRSPSYQMEERNYQTAETPTPHSIYFHRMSISENSCPLPRPNYMAATASAIARVRSHSSPRQRTFSSPSREQTGSAKKRLSFPVADGHNGDNKLNIQHVTQEGTPEKLIPSELPRGPEVTTVATHSRR, encoded by the exons ATGGGAAAGAATAATGGAAATTCTTGGCTGAATGCTGTGAAAAAGGCTTTCAGATCTCCTGCCTACCATGAGGAAAAGACAAGTAGCAGAcgaagagaagaaaatgatcaagaagaagaagaaaaa AAGAGAGGAAAGAGGAGATGGATATTTCGTAAACATTTCCCTCTTGAAACAACAATACAGCATAGCGTAGCTAAAACTGCAAATTCTCCTGCTGTTGCAATTCCTACAATTTCAGCGGAAGAAGACAATCTGGTGGCAAAACAGCCAAAAGTTGATGAGAACTCCGTGTCTGAACAAAAGCGTGCAATGGCAGTAGCTATGGCGACAACAGCTGCGGCTGAGGCTGCCGTTGCAACTGCACATGCTGCAGTGGAGTTTATTCGGCTCACCAGACCTTCCCTTTTAGTCAAAGAACACAAGGCTGCTGTCGTTATCCAGACTATCTTCAGAGGCTACCTg GCAAGAAGAGCTCTCTTGGCATTGAAAGGCGTCGTAAAACTGCAAGCACTAATAAGGGGCCACAATGTCCGGAGACGAGCAAAGATGACTCTCCAGTGTATTCAATCTCTAGTCCGAGTTCAAGCTCAAGTATGCGATCAACGTAGGAGGCTGTCGTGTGAAGCAACGAGCCCAGGATCCATGTTTAGGCAGGCTAACGTTAGCAGAAAGTCCACT TCTAGAAACATGAGCAGCACACTTGAAGAGATCGAATCTCTAATAGAGAAAGCCAAAGAATGCTCACTCAAACATGGCAAAACACTAGCTCATGTTTTGTCTCAGCAG ATGTGGACATCGGATGAGGACCAAATTTCAGACAACAATTGTCAAGGGCTTGAAGAAGAACATAGAGGTTCAGGCAGGAAAGTAATCTATCCATGGTTTAGAAAAGATGGGAACTTGTGCAATCAAAGAATTCCTGTGAAGACAGTTGAAATTGACATTTCTAGACCTTACTCATTCACATCACCTAACTCATATAAATTGCGAGATCACCATCAAAATGATCATGAACAATGCCTTGACTCCTATGTTGTCCGGTCTCCCCTCCATGGAAAACACCAAAATCTCTGTGTCCACTCACCAAAAACTCCATCCTCTTCCAAGATAAAGCCCGTCCAAGTGCATTCTCGCAGCCCGTCTTATCAAATGGAGGAACGAAACTACCAAACAGCCGAGACGCCAACTCCACACTCAATTTACTTCCACAGAATGAGCATAAGTGAAAATTCTTGCCCTTTGCCTCGACCAAACTATATGGCTGCCACTGCATCAGCGATAGCCCGAGTCAGGTCACATAGCAGCCCAAGGCAGAGGACCTTTTCAAGCCCAAGTAGAGAGCAAACAGGTTCAGCAAAGAAACGTCTGTCTTTCCCTGTCGCTGATGGTCATAACGGAGATAATAAACTGAACATACAACATGTGACACAAGAAGGTACTCCGGAAAAGCTGATTCCAAGTGAATTACCGCGTGGGCCGGAAGTGACTACTGTGGCAACGCACTCAAGGCGATAA